The following proteins come from a genomic window of Helicobacter canadensis MIT 98-5491:
- a CDS encoding DUF354 domain-containing protein: protein MIWIDVATPKYAMFFAGMIRELEKRGFEVLVTTRYAPNYTEAKEILELHQIPHIVLGEYGGATLLEKFEARIFRQKEILDLFKARGVPKVLICGAVVDSVQVAYGIGIPVVNIYDTPAFTKPKDSECPKELTAVARLTLPFSKIFFYPFIFPKELMLRFALDENQIQSYPFIDVALWINAIQKDSKNDFRTRYGLDTQKPTILIREEEYKAHYVKEQIPTIYEVIPLLKKEMDVNLVIMPRYEKERLKKDFGEIATILEEKLKPEEFYPFIDLFIGGGGTMNLESVCYGIPTISTRSIWLVHDQYLIKNKLMFWSQDCNEIVQIAKSMLGKRIDSQSYFVRGECSFDSMIERITKEILC from the coding sequence ATGATTTGGATTGATGTCGCAACTCCTAAATATGCGATGTTTTTTGCGGGGATGATTAGGGAGCTAGAGAAAAGGGGATTTGAGGTGCTTGTAACAACGCGTTATGCTCCAAATTACACCGAAGCAAAAGAAATTTTAGAATTGCATCAGATTCCACATATTGTGCTTGGAGAATATGGGGGTGCAACACTTTTGGAAAAATTTGAAGCAAGGATTTTTAGGCAAAAAGAAATTTTGGATTTATTTAAAGCAAGAGGGGTTCCAAAAGTGCTAATTTGTGGGGCTGTAGTTGATAGTGTGCAGGTAGCCTATGGGATTGGGATCCCAGTGGTGAATATTTATGATACTCCTGCTTTTACTAAGCCAAAAGATAGCGAATGTCCAAAGGAATTAACTGCGGTAGCTAGGCTCACTTTGCCTTTTTCAAAAATATTTTTTTATCCTTTTATTTTTCCTAAAGAATTAATGTTGCGTTTTGCGCTCGATGAAAATCAAATCCAATCGTATCCCTTTATTGATGTGGCATTGTGGATAAATGCTATCCAAAAAGATTCTAAAAATGATTTCCGAACACGCTATGGATTAGATACGCAAAAACCTACAATTCTAATTCGCGAAGAAGAGTATAAAGCCCATTATGTCAAAGAGCAAATTCCGACTATTTATGAAGTGATTCCGTTGCTAAAAAAAGAAATGGATGTGAATTTAGTGATTATGCCTCGCTATGAAAAAGAGAGACTAAAAAAGGATTTTGGAGAGATTGCTACTATTTTAGAAGAGAAGCTAAAGCCAGAAGAATTTTATCCTTTTATTGATTTGTTTATTGGTGGAGGTGGGACAATGAATCTTGAATCAGTTTGTTATGGAATCCCTACTATTTCCACGCGTTCAATTTGGCTAGTTCATGATCAGTATTTGATTAAAAACAAACTAATGTTTTGGAGTCAAGATTGCAATGAGATTGTGCAAATTGCAAAGTCTATGTTAGGTAAAAGAATTGATTCGCAAAGCTATTTTGTGCGTGGAGAATGCAGTTTTGATTCTATGATTGAGAGAATTACAAAGGAGATTTTATGTTAG
- a CDS encoding Gfo/Idh/MocA family protein: MLGVALLGCGRIALRHAELLSRGEIEGAKLVCVCDIDESRSKQFGEKYQVPYFTSLDSMMESCKKEINIVSILTPSGLHAKNTLEVAPYKKHIIVEKPMALTLEDADKMIEACDRNGIRLFVVKQNRYNLPVQKLREALEAGRFGKLVMGSVRVRWCRDNAYYRQDSWRGTWAMDGGVFTNQASHHIDLLEWMMGDVESVFAKSITALSEIETEDTGVAVLKFKNGALGVIEATTATRPKDLEGSISILGEFGSVEIGGFAVNEIKTWNFVESLESDKEVREKYSTNPPNVYGFGHKEYYLHVIDSIVHNKKALVDGLEGRKSLELIIAMYESIETGKEVFLRFQPKQCKLGHL; the protein is encoded by the coding sequence ATGTTAGGTGTGGCATTGCTTGGTTGTGGGAGAATCGCCCTTCGTCACGCAGAGCTTTTAAGTAGGGGTGAGATTGAAGGTGCTAAATTAGTTTGTGTGTGCGATATAGATGAAAGTCGTTCCAAGCAATTTGGAGAGAAATATCAAGTCCCCTATTTTACAAGCTTAGATTCGATGATGGAATCTTGCAAAAAGGAAATTAATATTGTTTCTATTCTTACTCCAAGTGGCTTGCATGCTAAAAATACTTTGGAAGTTGCACCTTATAAAAAACATATTATTGTTGAAAAGCCTATGGCATTGACTTTAGAAGATGCTGATAAAATGATTGAAGCTTGTGATAGAAATGGAATTAGGCTTTTTGTAGTTAAGCAAAACCGCTATAATTTGCCCGTTCAAAAATTAAGAGAGGCTTTGGAAGCGGGGAGATTTGGTAAGCTTGTAATGGGCAGCGTGCGAGTGCGATGGTGTCGAGACAATGCATATTATCGTCAAGATTCTTGGCGTGGGACTTGGGCGATGGATGGAGGTGTTTTTACTAATCAAGCTAGTCATCATATTGATTTATTAGAATGGATGATGGGTGATGTGGAGAGCGTGTTTGCTAAAAGCATAACGGCATTAAGTGAAATTGAAACTGAAGACACTGGAGTAGCGGTTTTGAAGTTTAAAAACGGAGCTTTGGGGGTGATTGAAGCAACCACTGCTACACGCCCTAAAGATTTAGAAGGCAGTATTTCGATTCTAGGAGAGTTTGGAAGTGTCGAGATTGGTGGATTTGCAGTAAATGAAATCAAAACTTGGAATTTTGTGGAATCTTTAGAAAGCGATAAAGAAGTGAGAGAAAAATACTCGACTAATCCGCCTAATGTTTATGGATTTGGTCATAAAGAATATTATTTGCATGTGATTGATTCGATTGTGCATAATAAAAAAGCACTTGTTGATGGTTTGGAGGGGCGAAAGAGTTTGGAACTAATTATTGCAATGTATGAATCAATTGAAACAGGTAAAGAAGTTTTTTTGCGATTCCAGCCTAAGCAGTGTAAATTAGGACATTTATGA